The Rufibacter sp. DG15C region ACATTGCCAAAAACCTAGTAGCGGCTGGTGTGGCAGAGCAAGTGTTGGTGCAGGTTGCTTACGCCATTGGCGTGGCAGAGCCGGTTGGCTTGTACGTAACTACCTATGGTACTACCAAAGTGAAAGGCGCTAACGGCGAAGTAATGACAGACGGCGAAATTGCCAACAAGGTAAATGAGCTGTTTGAGATGCGTCCGTATGACATCATCAAGCGCTTCGGGCTGCAAAACCCTATCTTCTCTGAGACGGCAGCTTACGGTCACATGGGCCGCGAGGCAGGTGTGAAGAAAGTAGAGTATACCGTAAATGGTACCAAAGAAGTGCGTGAGTTTGAGACCTTTACTTGGGAGAAGCTAGACTATGTAGATAAAATCAAAGCGGCATTCCAGTTATAGAAATTCGTTTTTGACCTGTTTTAACGAAAAGAGCCCCAAAACGGGGCTCTTTTTTTATGGGTAATTGGCAATCAATTCTACTTTTTAGTGGGTAGCTAGCTTGTCTTTATGTTTGATTAGTTGCTTTCTCATGTCTTCATAGGCACTGTCAGTGGCGGTCTCAAAGCTGTTGGCCTCTTCTTTGCAGAAAAGCGTGGCGCCTGGTACAAACAGTTTCACCTCTACCATTTTATTGTCATGCGACTCTGGCTTAGATACTCTAAGGATAACTTCGCCGCTAATCACTCTATCATAAAAGGTCTCTAGCTTGTCCAGTTTCTTTTGGATGAAGTCTAACAGGCTTTGGTCGGCATTGAAGTGCACGGATTGAATTTGCAGTTTCATAGTTTACTTCTTTAGTGGTACTTGTTACGCTTTTGGGTGAGCTTTTTCAAAGACGGCTTTGAGCTGCTCAATGGAATTATGGGTATAGACCTGCGTGGCGGCCAAACTGGCGTGCCCTAGCAAATCCTTGATGGCTCCCAAATCTGCCCCTCTGTTCAATAAGTGCGTGGCAAAGGAATGGCGCAACACATGCGGACTGTTTTTTGATGACGTAGAAACGGTGCTCATGTATTTTTTCACCACTCGGTACACATACTTTGGGTAGAGCGGGAGTCCTTTATCGGTAACGAAGAGAGCGGAGGAATTGTTATCTGCAGAATGTTGGCGCCGCATCTCTAAGAACTTCGCCAAGGTTAGTTTAAGGGAGGTGTTTAAAGGGAGAATACGCTCCTTGTTTCCCTTGCCCAAGACCTTGATGGTACTCTCTGGCAGGTTTACATCGTTGATTTTAAGACCAATGAGTTCTGCCAGACGCATGCCGGTACCGTAAAGTAGCTCCAGGATGAGACGCTCGGTTTGGCCTTTCAAATCCTCCGTGAAATCGCCTTGGTCTAATAACTGCGTGAAGGAATCTTCTGGAATAAACGCCGGAAGCTTTTTGGGCAGCTTGGGTGCTTTGATTCTGAGGGTGGGGTTCTGTTCTACCTCGCCACGGTTCAATAGAAACTTGAAGTAGGAGCGGAGGGAGGCAATCTTGCGGTGAATGGTGCGGCTGTCCAGGTCTTTCTGCACCAGCGCTACAATCCAGGACCGGATGATGGCGTGGTCTGCCTTGCTTATATCTGTGAGCTCGTAGGTCTCCTTAAGATACTCTTGAAACTGCTGAAGGTCTGTCTGGTAAGAGGTGACGGTATGTGGACTGAACCGTTTCTCAAACTGCAGGTACTTAAAAAATAATTCCATAAATCAGTAAACGACTTGTTTCAAAGTCTGTCTACTAATTTATGGAATTACCTCGTAGGTTGTATGGATAAAGCCTAGTAGTTGTCTGTCGCGAACAATTGTTGCTTATAAACAGCTCTTTCTTTCTGCTTTCTCTGCTTCACAGAAGGCTTTAGGAAGAAAGTTCTAGCGCGTAGTTCTTTCAACACACCAGTTCTCTCAAATTTCTTTTTGAATCTTTTTAAGGCTTTGTCTACAGACTCGTTATCCTTTACGTTTACGATAATCATATTATAGATTGAGTTTAAAGTCAATTGTTTTAAGGACTGCAAAGATATTTACAAAATATCTGACTGTCAATACCTGTCGCAATTATTTTAATACGGCTCTTGAAATAACGAGTTTCTGAATTTCTGAGGTGCCCTCACCAATGGTACACAGCTTGGAGTCACGGTAATACTTCTCAGCCGGATAATCCTTGGTGTATCCGTAGCCACCAAAGATTTGGACGCCTTCATTCGCCGCGCGCACGCACACCTCAGAGGCATATAGCTTAGCCATAGCAGATTCCTTGTTTACGTTCTCGCCACGGTTCTTCATAGCGGCAGACCGGTAAGTCAATAACGCAGCGGCTTCAATCTCTGTGGCCATATCTGCCAATTTAAAGGCGATACCCTGGAATTGAGAGATAGGTTTATTGAATTGGTGACGCTCTTTAGAGTACGCCAAAGCCGCCTCATAGGCTCCCTGGGCAATGCCCAAGCTCAAGGCCGCAATTGAAATTCTGCCACCATCCAAAACTTTCATAGACTGAATGAAGCCATCACCTACTTCGCCTAAGATGTTCTCATGCGGCACGCGACAGTCCTGGAAGATCAACTCTGTGGTTTCAGAAGCGCGCATACCCAATTTATCTTCCTTGCGTCCGGCAGTAAAACCGTCTGTCGGTTTCTCAATTACAAAGGCCGTCATGCCATGAGAGTCGCCTACTTCACCAGTTCTGGCTATCACCACCGCAATGTTGCTAGATTTACCATGGGTGATAAAGTTTTTGGCGCCGTTCAAAACCCAATGGTCTCCGTCACGAACGGCCACCGTTTTCATGTTGCCGGCATCAGAACCAGTATTAGGCTCTGTTAAGCCCCAAGCGCCAATCCACTCAGCAGACGCCAGTTTTGGCAACCACTTGCGTTTTTGCTCTTCAGTACCAAACTGCAATATGTGTCCTGTGCACAAAGAGTTGTGTGCAGCCATAGACAAGCCAATAGAACCGTCAATTTTAGAAAGCTCAGCGATAGCCGTCACATACTCTAAATATCCAAATCCGGCTCCGCCGTATTCCTGAGGCACCAACACGCCCATCAAGCCAAGTTCACCTAGTTTCTTGAACACATGGACAGGGAATTCTTGGGACTCATCCCATTTCATCATGTCAGGCTTAATGTTTTTGGCGCCAAAACCACGGATCATCTCCGCAATCATTTGCTGGTTTTCATTGTAAGTGAGTTGCATAGGCTATAGTGCAGGATTTGATTTTACGTAATGAGGGTGTTAGTTACGACTTTTTAGCTTACAAAGCTAACGTAAGTTAGGTTTTGACAAGCCTGTAGGATGAAATAGTCCTGGTATACTCTATAGCTCAGGCAACTTTTTTAGGTCATTGCAGTACGCATGAGCGGAAGGAAGGCGTTGTTTTGGCGTACCCATTACTTTTGCCTTTCTTTGTAGTTAGGTCTAGCCATTCCGCAGAATCAGGTTCATGCTAAATTGGCTACCATTGTTACTCATCCACTGCCCTTGTCCATGACTAAATTCTTTTTGAGATTATTGCCTGTGTTTTTGCTGTTTCAGCTTACCGGGTGTAACGTCTACCGTCAGAACATTATGTTTCAGACAGACGGCAACGTGAATGCAGAAGTCTTAAGAGCATCTGCCGCTGAGGCAAGTAAGAACTACCGGGTGCAACCCAATGACATCTTAGAGATTAAGATCTTTACCAATAAAGGAGAGCTTCTGGTAGATCCTAATAACTTCTTAAGACAAGAACTAACAAGTGGATCAGGTAGAGGAGGCGGAGGTTCTCAACAAGGACAACAAGTAGAAGATCCAGACTACAATGTACTTCCAACCGGTGAAGTGAAAGTTCCTATGATAGGCTATGTGAAGGTAGATGGTCTTACAGTCTCACAAGTAGATAGCTTATTGCAGACCAAATTCGAAACTTATTACAAGGAGACCTATGTTTATTCTAAAGTTGTAAGTAGACGAGTTGTCGTTCTTGGCGCAACTGGCGGCAAGGTTATCCCATTAGAAAATGAAAGCATGCACTTGGTTGAGGTAGTAGCCTTGGCCGGTGGTATCCCTGATAATGGAAAAGCGCACAATATCCGTTTAATCCGGAATGTAGCGTCAGATAATCCCAGTGTTGAAATTATTGACCTTTCTACAGTACAAGGTTTACAAAGAGCTAATATTTGGGTTCAACCGAATGATGTGATTTATGTGGAACCTGTCCGTAGAGTTTTCAATGAGTCTTTAAGAGATGCCTTGACCGTATTAGGCGCCCTTTCCAATATACTTACCACCTATTTGGTGATAGAGAATTTACTTAATTAAAAAGAGACTTCATGAGTGTGAAAACAGGCAATAATCTAGATGAACTGGATTATCACACGAGTAATGCAGATATAGAAGAAGAGGATAGTGGATCAAGTATTGATTTAGTAACGCTTTGGCATGTTGTCCGCAGGAGCATTCCTTGGGTTATTTTGCTAGTCCTTTTGGGGTTAACAGGTTCTTACCTCTTCCTTAGATATACCAAAAAAGTTTACGAATCCTCCTCGGTTATTAAATTAGAAGAGCAAACAGAAGCCAAAGTTCTGGAACTTCCTGGGGCTGGTATGGAGTCTGATTTGGGAAAGCTGCAAGGCGAAGTGGACTTGATCAAATCTGATTTGGTCTACGATAGATTAAAAAAGAGCATGCCCTTGCAGGTGAGTTACCATGTAGAGGCCAGAATCTTAGAGGTAGAGCTTTATAAGGACAGCCCTTTTAAAGTGGCATTTGACTCTTCTCGCTTTGATCTGTATGACCAGAAGATTTACGTCACTTTTGATTCAAGGACCCGGTACACTGTTCAAATAGGAGAAGACGGTAAAAAGTCTGATGTGCATACCGTTGGATCACCTATTTCCCTGTCGGGAAACAATATCAACGTTCTTACCAATCCTTCCTTCTCTGCTAACCATATTGGTGAGAGCTTTTATTTTATAGTGCATAGTAGTGGAGCTTTAAAGCGGTATTTGAATGATAATCTTTCTGTAGCCGTATTAAATCCAGAGGCGAAGACTATCTCAATTTCTTTCAAGGAATTCAATAGAGAGAAAGCTAGGGACGTAGTCAATAAAATTGACACGGTTTATCTTCAGCAGAAGTTAGCGAGAAGTAACCAAGCCAGTCAGCAAACTATTGATTTCCTTTCTAACCAGTTGCAGGAGACGCAGGATAACCTGCAGAAGGCTGAAATTGATATGGAGTATTTTGTAAAGCAAAATAAGTCATATGATGTAAAGGCGGGGCTGGAAGGGGCCATGACTCAAATCCAAGAATTGGAGAAAGAGAAGTATGATTTACGCTTTAGAAACTCGTTACTATCAGACATTCAGCAACGCATAAGAAAAGGTGATGATTTAAGCCTTGTTATTTCCAGCCTTCAATTACAAGAACAACAAGATCCACAATTAGCCCAGTTATTAACTGAGTTAAACGATCTTCAAGCTCAGCGCAGGAAAGTATTGACTACTACTCGTGGCAATACATTGTCAGTGGAATTATTGGACCAGCAGATAAAGTTTGCCCAAGACAAAGTATCTTCTCTTTTAAAAGAAGGCAGAGGTTATATACAAGACCAGATTTCAAGCATTGATAGAAATCAATCATTATTGACTGGGCAGATCATGCAGATGCCATCCAAAGAGACAGAGCGGGCAAGGCTGATAAGAATACTGGGGATTTACGAAAAGTTCTACCTACTCCTCATGGAAAAACGGGTGGAGTTTGGCATTTCAATGGCAGGTACCATTCCAGACTTTCAGATTCTATCTCCTGCTAGTCTGCCCAGTGAGTCTAGCCCTATCTACCCGAACAGGATGATTATCTATGCAATTGGGATAGCGGGCGGCTTATTTTTCGGCATAGCCTTGATTGGGGCGCGGTACTTAATGCACAATACGGTGACCAGCGTGCGTGAATTAGAGCGGAATACAAGTGCCCCTGTTCTTGGTGTTATCCCTTCTTATAGCAAGGAGAAGATGCCCGTCTCTAAATTGGTAGTAAATCAAAATCCAAAGTCAGCTCTCAGTGAGTCCATCAGGTCTATCAGGACCAACTTGGACTTCTTAAGTTCTGCCAAGAAAAAACGCCTAATTTCTGTGACTTCTACTATTAGTGGGGAAGGTAAGACCTTTGTGGCGACCAACTTAGGCGGTATCATTGCCATGTCTGGACAACGGGTGATTTTGCTGGATTTGGACATGCGTAAGCCTAAAGTACACATTGCCTTGGATGGGGAGAATATCAAAGGCATGAGCACCATTCTCATTGAGAAACATTCAATTGCTGAATCCACGCAAAGAACATCTATTGAGAACTTAGATTTTATTTCTGCGGGTCCAACGCCTCCAAACCCATCTGAGTTGATTATGGGGCAGAAGTTTGATGAAATCTTACAAGAACTGCATCAAGAGTATGATGTGATTCTGATTGATAGTCCACCGGTGGGTTTAGTAACAGATGGTATCTTGATAATGCGCAAGGCAGACATTCCATTGTTTATTGTACGCGCCAACTACTCTAAGAAAGCGTTCTTGAAAGGCGTAGATAGAGTTATGAAGACCAACCATTTGACTAATATGGCCACCATCCTGAATGATGCTCCAAGCACCAACATGTATGGCTACTCGTATGGGTATGGCTACGGATATGGTTACGGGTATGGCTATTATGAAGAGGAGGAAAAGCCTACTCTGTCTAGCCGGGTTAAGTCAATGTTCAAGTAGGGTATGTGGAATCCGCTTCGTGGTTTTAAGAAGACGCCCAAGGAACCTGCTATAACGTCTTATGCCAGTTTGGTGACCGATATGCATTCGCATTTGTTGCCAGGCATTGATGACGGCTCTAGCTGTGTAGAGGATTCCATTCAAATGATGGAGAAACTGCAAGAACTTGGATTCAAGAAGCTGTGCATGACGCCCCATATCATGGGCGACTTCTTCAAAAATACGCCTGAAGGAATTAGAGAGAAATTACAAGAACTGCAAGATGCCTCCCAAAAAGCCGGCTTACAGTTAGAACTATCTTGTGCCGCAGAATATTACCTGGATGAATGGTTCATGGCTAAGCTAGAAGAAGGGCAAGAGTTATTGTCTTTTGGAGGAGATAAAAAGTATCTGCTTTTGGAGACATCTTATATCAATGAACCGGCGCATTTACGGCAAGCCATCTTTTCCTTAAAAGCTGCAGGATTCATGCCAGTGCTAGCTCATCCAGAGCGGTACACGTATTACTATGGGAGGATAGACGAATTGATGAGCCTGCGCGACTTAGGCGTATACTTTCAGTTGAATACCAATTCCATTAACGGCTACTACTCTAAAGGCGCTAGAATGGTAGCAGAGCAATTAATTAAAAAAGGGGCTGTTGAGTTTTTGGGCACAGACACGCACTCAATGAGACATCTGAGAGCGTTAGAAAGTACCTTAACAGATCCTCTTTTATCTCAGGCATTAAAGTTGCCGTTGCTTAACAATACCCTTTAACATTCTTCCTTGAAGAAAGCGCTCGTAACCGGTGGTAGTGGCTTGATAGGCCAGTTCTTGCTGCAGCAACTGCGGAAAGATGGATATGAGGTTACAGCCTTGTATAGAAACACACCCCCAATTCAACATATAAGTGGAGTCAAGTGGATAGAGGGGGATATCCTAGATCCTCTACTGCTTCAATCCCTGGTAAAGGAGGTAGACGAGGTGTACCATTGTGCCGGCTTTGTGTCCTATTCGCCCCAAGACGCATCGTTACTACAACAAATCAATGTTGAGGGTACTGCTAATGTGGTGGATGCCTGCCTGCAGGTTCCAGATGTGAAGCTGTGTCATGTGAGCTCAATAGCGGCCATCAATAGAAAAAAGGGAGACGCAGTCATCACCGAAGATGCCAAGTGGGACCCCAATGAGGAACGATCGGTTTATGCCTTCTCAAAGTATTCAGCCGAGGTAGAAGTGTGGCGAGGTATCTCTGAGGGGTTAAAAGCTGTCATTGTCAACCCGTCTATTGTCCTTGGACCCGCCGATTGGAAAAGAAGCAGCACCCAGTTGTTTAAATACGCTTGGGACGAACATGCTTTTTATACAGAAGGATACGCTAACTTTGTAGACGTGAGAGATGTTGTGCATGCCATGACTCTTTTAATGCAGGATGGTTATTGGGGGAATAGGTTTATTTTGAATGCCCATCAGATTACCTACCATGATTTTTTTCAACGGGCAGCCAGCTGTTTTGACAAGAAACCTCCAACCATTAAGGTGTCCAATTGGTTAACAGAAATAATCTGGCGCGCTGAGGCATTAAGAGGAAAATTGACTGGCGCCAGGCCCCTTATCACCAAAGATACTGCGCGCGTAGCCAAGGAAAAGCATTTTTATAGCAATGCAAAGATTAAAGAGGCGCTAGGTTATGAGTTCAGGCCGTTAGAAGAAACATTGGATTGGTGTTGTCAAACCTTGAAAAAGGAAAGGCAAAGGGCAAGTGCCTGATAAAAACAATGTCGTGTGATTAGAGAGGAGCATAGAAGCCTGTGCCCACGTTGAGACTTATTTTAGATGAACGATAATTTTGATGAGCTTTCCGGGGAGGAGCTAGACTTGATAGCCAAGTTTGAGCAAATGCTGGAAAAAAATGGATCTGCATTTTTTGATCTTTCAGATTTTGAGACCATTATAGACCATTACGCCAATAACTTTAACTATGCGCAGGCACTTAAGGCCTGTGACATAGCCATAGAACAATACCCTTTCTCTACCGAAATCTTAGTGGACAAAGCCCAGGTCCTGGCCATGTTAGGAGCCTTTGATGAGGCGCTCGCCATAGTAGAAGACGTGACCCAGATAGACCCAGACTCTGCAGATATTCCCTTGACCAAAGGCATCATCTTCAATCAAAAGGGTGACTTTGGCGCCGCCATTGACTATTTCAAACAAGCGGCAGAACTGATTGAAGAACGAGACGATATTTATTTCAACATTGGGCTTTCCTACCAGAGCTGGGGCAAATTCAAGGCGGCGCTAAAGTACTACAAAAAGTGCCTCAAGCTCAATATTGAGAATGAGCTGGCCTTGCAGGAACTGTTGTACTGCATAGAGATTACCGGCGAAGGAGAGAACACGGTTCCCTTCTTCCAGGAATTTGTAGACGCAGACCCCTACTCACCCATGGCTTGGTTTAACCTTGGCCTGGTCTATGGCAGAATTGCAGACTATGAGAAAGCGGTAGGTGCCTATGAGTACGCTACGCTGATCAAGCCAGATTTCCCGGCGGCCTATGTGAACTTGGCCAATAGCTTCGTCTATCTAGGTGAATTCACCAAAGCCATTGAAGCATTTATGTTGGCCATTGAACACTCAGAACCTAATGCAGACATCTACTGCAACGTAGGCGAGTGTTATGAGAAACTTTCCCAGTGGAACCTAAGCCACAAATACTACCAGAAGGCTATTGACTTGGCGCCAGACATGGACGAGGCATGGTTTGGTATTGGCGTTATCCTGGACCTACAAGGCAAGTGGATGGAAGCGGTGCATTACTACCGCAAGGCCATTTCGTTTTACAGCGAGAACCCAGACTACTGGATGGCGCTTGCGGCGGCAGAATATCAAATGGGCAACATCATCTCCAGCGTTGAAGCCTATGAGCAGGCCAGCGTTTTAGCCCCACAGAACAAAGACATCTGGCTGAACTGGTCCATCATCCTCTATGAGCAGGGAAATTATGAGGGGGCCGCGGATTTATTGATGAACGCTGTAGAACTGCAACCAGATGAAGCAGAGCTGTATTACAGGCTGTGTGCCTACTGCTTAGCTGCAGGAAAATACAAACAAGCGTATAATTATTTGGAAAATGCTCTAATTTTGGACTTCGATAAGCATAAGCTTCTATTCGACTTCTTTCCAGAACTGGAGTCACAGAGAGCCTTGGCCCGTCTGATTGACCAGTACCGTAAATAGCATTTTCATGAATTACCATCTTTCCCAATTACCAGAACGCACTGCTAAACCTAGAGAGAGCGGCTTCACCATGGCCATGGACAAAGGCCTGAGCGTGCGCGAAGCAGAGAACTTTGTAGACGTGGCCGGCGGGTACACAGATATCATCAAACTAGGCTGGGCCACTTCTTTTGTGACACCTAACCTGGAGCAAAAACTGGAGGTGTACAGAGCCGCAGGCATTCCGGTGTATTTTGGGGGTACCTTGTTTGAAGCGTTCATTGTTCGGGATCAATTTGATGATTACCGCAGGATGTTGGACAAGTTCCAGTTGACGTTTGCTGAAGTATCTGACGGTTCCATTGACATGGACCACGGTAAAAAATGCGAGTACATCAGAACCTTGTCCGAACAGGTGACGGTTCTTTCTGAAGTAGGTTCTAAGGACGCTGAAAAGATTATTCCGCCCTACAAATGGATCCAACTCATGCAAGACGAACTGGACGCCGGTGCCTGGAAAGTGATTGGTGAGTCTAGAGAAGCAGGTAACGTGGGCTTGTTCCGGTCAACCGGTGAGGTGCGCAGCGGTCTGGTAGAAGAGATTCTAACCAAAATTCCATTTGAGAAAATCATCTGGGAAGCGCCGCAGAAGGCACAACAGGTTTTCTTTATCAAGCTCTTGGGAGCCAACGTGAACCTAGGGAATATCTCGCCTAATGAAATCATTCCATTAGAGACCATCCGTTTAGGCTTACGCGGTGATACGTTCACCCACTTTATTGACAAAACCTTGCTGGACAAACTGGTCTAGCAATTCAACTTTATAGATTATCCCCATGGAGTTCCTCCATCAGTTTATTGACCTATTCCTGCACCTGGACAAACACCTGAGCCAGATCATCTCTGACTACGGTACCTGGACCTACGCCATTCTGTTCCTCATCATTTTCGTGGAGACGGGTGTAGTGGTCATGCCGTTTTTGCCGGGTGACTCTCTGTTGTTTGCAGCAGGCGCGTTTGCCGCCACGGGCGTGTTGAACGTCTGGTACCTGTTGGTGTTGTTGTTTGTGGCAGCCTTTTTAGGAGACACGCTCAATTACCTGATAGGGGATTATTTTGGGCCCAGGGTGTTTAGGAAGGATTACCGGTTCCTCAAAAAAGAGTACCTGCTCAAGACGCAGGCCTATTATGAGAAGCACGGTGGCAAGACCATCATCTTCGCGCGCTTCATCCCTATCATTAGGACGTTTGCACCGTTTGTGGCCGGCGTGGGCACCATGAAGTATGGCAAGTTCTTGTCGTATAACATCATTGGCGGTTTGCTATGGGTAGTGGGTTTCGTGATGGCTGGCTTCCTGTTTGGGAACATCCCGGCGGTGAAGAAGAACTTTACCATGGTGATTTTTGGGATTATCCTGATTTCCATCATTCCGCCTATCTATGAGATCCTGAAGCAGAAGTTTGGCAAGCAGCCTGCTAAGTAATCACGCATGGGGTTGGAGCGCGCTGAAAATTTATACGGACTGATAGGCTTTAAGCTCAGCCACTCGTTTTCCCAGCGCTACTTCACCGAGAAGTTCAAGGCAGAAGACATTCCAAATAGTGTCTACCAACTGTTTGAGCTGGATGCCATTTCAGAGTTTCCAGCACTCATCCAGAGGCATCCCAACTTGCGGGGTCTTAATGTGACCATCCCGTACAAAGAAGCCATACTTCCTTTTCTAGATGATTTGTCACCGGCTGCCGCAGAGATTGGGGCGGTCAACGTCATCAAGTTTGACCAAGGCAGATTAATTGGCCACAACTCAGACTACCAGGGCTTCATGCAGTCTCTGCAGGGGTTTTACCATTGCCATCCGCAGTCAAAGGCCTTGGTGCTGGGAACGGGCGGCGCGGCCAAAGCAGTGATGGCAGCCCTAGGCTATCTTAATATCTCCTACCAAGTGGTTTCCAGGGAGAGAAAGGCGGGTACCATAACATACCAGGACCTGACGCCCAGTTTAATGACCGCCGTCTCTCTGATAGTGAATGCCTCTCCGGTGGGTACCTTTCCTAATATGCAGGACGCTCCGGCCATTCCATATGCGCTGCTCTCTTCGCACCACTACCTCTATGATTTGGTGTACAACCCAGCCGTGACGGAGTTCATGAAACGAGGGCAGGCCATGGGCGCCAAAACCATCAACGGCTATGAGATGCTGTGCCTGCAGGCAGAAGTAGCCTGGCAAATCTGGAACAGCTAAGCTACCGTCCTTTTTTGGCCTGTTTATTAGAAAATAAGCTAAAAACGACCTGGATCCCTTTCCCTTTTTCGCCTTTAAACCCGCTAAAACCTAGCCTAATAGGATGGAGGCTTTATTTAGTTGCTATTAGCCAATAGAATTTCTTTGGTTATCTTTGGCGTGCAACCTTTTATGGTAAAAAGGACTCTTCCTATTAGAAGCCCC contains the following coding sequences:
- the hpf gene encoding ribosome hibernation-promoting factor, HPF/YfiA family; the protein is MKLQIQSVHFNADQSLLDFIQKKLDKLETFYDRVISGEVILRVSKPESHDNKMVEVKLFVPGATLFCKEEANSFETATDSAYEDMRKQLIKHKDKLATH
- a CDS encoding tyrosine-type recombinase/integrase yields the protein MELFFKYLQFEKRFSPHTVTSYQTDLQQFQEYLKETYELTDISKADHAIIRSWIVALVQKDLDSRTIHRKIASLRSYFKFLLNRGEVEQNPTLRIKAPKLPKKLPAFIPEDSFTQLLDQGDFTEDLKGQTERLILELLYGTGMRLAELIGLKINDVNLPESTIKVLGKGNKERILPLNTSLKLTLAKFLEMRRQHSADNNSSALFVTDKGLPLYPKYVYRVVKKYMSTVSTSSKNSPHVLRHSFATHLLNRGADLGAIKDLLGHASLAATQVYTHNSIEQLKAVFEKAHPKA
- the rpsU gene encoding 30S ribosomal protein S21: MIIVNVKDNESVDKALKRFKKKFERTGVLKELRARTFFLKPSVKQRKQKERAVYKQQLFATDNY
- a CDS encoding acyl-CoA dehydrogenase, whose translation is MQLTYNENQQMIAEMIRGFGAKNIKPDMMKWDESQEFPVHVFKKLGELGLMGVLVPQEYGGAGFGYLEYVTAIAELSKIDGSIGLSMAAHNSLCTGHILQFGTEEQKRKWLPKLASAEWIGAWGLTEPNTGSDAGNMKTVAVRDGDHWVLNGAKNFITHGKSSNIAVVIARTGEVGDSHGMTAFVIEKPTDGFTAGRKEDKLGMRASETTELIFQDCRVPHENILGEVGDGFIQSMKVLDGGRISIAALSLGIAQGAYEAALAYSKERHQFNKPISQFQGIAFKLADMATEIEAAALLTYRSAAMKNRGENVNKESAMAKLYASEVCVRAANEGVQIFGGYGYTKDYPAEKYYRDSKLCTIGEGTSEIQKLVISRAVLK
- a CDS encoding polysaccharide biosynthesis/export family protein produces the protein MTKFFLRLLPVFLLFQLTGCNVYRQNIMFQTDGNVNAEVLRASAAEASKNYRVQPNDILEIKIFTNKGELLVDPNNFLRQELTSGSGRGGGGSQQGQQVEDPDYNVLPTGEVKVPMIGYVKVDGLTVSQVDSLLQTKFETYYKETYVYSKVVSRRVVVLGATGGKVIPLENESMHLVEVVALAGGIPDNGKAHNIRLIRNVASDNPSVEIIDLSTVQGLQRANIWVQPNDVIYVEPVRRVFNESLRDALTVLGALSNILTTYLVIENLLN
- a CDS encoding polysaccharide biosynthesis tyrosine autokinase, whose translation is MSVKTGNNLDELDYHTSNADIEEEDSGSSIDLVTLWHVVRRSIPWVILLVLLGLTGSYLFLRYTKKVYESSSVIKLEEQTEAKVLELPGAGMESDLGKLQGEVDLIKSDLVYDRLKKSMPLQVSYHVEARILEVELYKDSPFKVAFDSSRFDLYDQKIYVTFDSRTRYTVQIGEDGKKSDVHTVGSPISLSGNNINVLTNPSFSANHIGESFYFIVHSSGALKRYLNDNLSVAVLNPEAKTISISFKEFNREKARDVVNKIDTVYLQQKLARSNQASQQTIDFLSNQLQETQDNLQKAEIDMEYFVKQNKSYDVKAGLEGAMTQIQELEKEKYDLRFRNSLLSDIQQRIRKGDDLSLVISSLQLQEQQDPQLAQLLTELNDLQAQRRKVLTTTRGNTLSVELLDQQIKFAQDKVSSLLKEGRGYIQDQISSIDRNQSLLTGQIMQMPSKETERARLIRILGIYEKFYLLLMEKRVEFGISMAGTIPDFQILSPASLPSESSPIYPNRMIIYAIGIAGGLFFGIALIGARYLMHNTVTSVRELERNTSAPVLGVIPSYSKEKMPVSKLVVNQNPKSALSESIRSIRTNLDFLSSAKKKRLISVTSTISGEGKTFVATNLGGIIAMSGQRVILLDLDMRKPKVHIALDGENIKGMSTILIEKHSIAESTQRTSIENLDFISAGPTPPNPSELIMGQKFDEILQELHQEYDVILIDSPPVGLVTDGILIMRKADIPLFIVRANYSKKAFLKGVDRVMKTNHLTNMATILNDAPSTNMYGYSYGYGYGYGYGYGYYEEEEKPTLSSRVKSMFK
- a CDS encoding tyrosine-protein phosphatase, coding for MWNPLRGFKKTPKEPAITSYASLVTDMHSHLLPGIDDGSSCVEDSIQMMEKLQELGFKKLCMTPHIMGDFFKNTPEGIREKLQELQDASQKAGLQLELSCAAEYYLDEWFMAKLEEGQELLSFGGDKKYLLLETSYINEPAHLRQAIFSLKAAGFMPVLAHPERYTYYYGRIDELMSLRDLGVYFQLNTNSINGYYSKGARMVAEQLIKKGAVEFLGTDTHSMRHLRALESTLTDPLLSQALKLPLLNNTL
- a CDS encoding NAD-dependent epimerase/dehydratase family protein; this encodes MKKALVTGGSGLIGQFLLQQLRKDGYEVTALYRNTPPIQHISGVKWIEGDILDPLLLQSLVKEVDEVYHCAGFVSYSPQDASLLQQINVEGTANVVDACLQVPDVKLCHVSSIAAINRKKGDAVITEDAKWDPNEERSVYAFSKYSAEVEVWRGISEGLKAVIVNPSIVLGPADWKRSSTQLFKYAWDEHAFYTEGYANFVDVRDVVHAMTLLMQDGYWGNRFILNAHQITYHDFFQRAASCFDKKPPTIKVSNWLTEIIWRAEALRGKLTGARPLITKDTARVAKEKHFYSNAKIKEALGYEFRPLEETLDWCCQTLKKERQRASA
- a CDS encoding tetratricopeptide repeat protein — translated: MNDNFDELSGEELDLIAKFEQMLEKNGSAFFDLSDFETIIDHYANNFNYAQALKACDIAIEQYPFSTEILVDKAQVLAMLGAFDEALAIVEDVTQIDPDSADIPLTKGIIFNQKGDFGAAIDYFKQAAELIEERDDIYFNIGLSYQSWGKFKAALKYYKKCLKLNIENELALQELLYCIEITGEGENTVPFFQEFVDADPYSPMAWFNLGLVYGRIADYEKAVGAYEYATLIKPDFPAAYVNLANSFVYLGEFTKAIEAFMLAIEHSEPNADIYCNVGECYEKLSQWNLSHKYYQKAIDLAPDMDEAWFGIGVILDLQGKWMEAVHYYRKAISFYSENPDYWMALAAAEYQMGNIISSVEAYEQASVLAPQNKDIWLNWSIILYEQGNYEGAADLLMNAVELQPDEAELYYRLCAYCLAAGKYKQAYNYLENALILDFDKHKLLFDFFPELESQRALARLIDQYRK